A segment of the Actinomycetes bacterium genome:
CGGGAGGTAATTTTCTTACTCATCTGCTCCAGTTGCCGGCTAAGATAATTAACAGATTCTTCATTATAGTCATAGGGTACATCAATCAGGTAATAATCTTCTTCCATCTTAAATTTATGGGCATAGGTATAGAATGATTTTTGAGCTGCATCACAGGCCAGATTGGTACAGATAATAAATTGTGGTTTTGGGAAAAGCCCCAGCTCTACTGCCCCTGAAGCACTTCGGTGGAAGGTGCATAGATCAGGGGAGTACCATTGGGAATTGGCTTTTTTTAAAGTATTGGAAGCTATACCCATACCGGCAGTAAAACCAGCCAGAACTTCAGGCAAAAAGGGAACAAGTCCCAGGCCATGCATTAGCTCATAGGGCAGAAACAATGAACCATAGGCTACTGGCCCCTGTTCCTGATAGGCTCTGGACATGGATTCAATGCTGTAGATATTAAGGTACTTGTCTGATACCGATTTAAAGGTAGCCCCAAACATCATCAGCACCGGTCTCTTGCCGGCAATAGCCAGAAACCTTTTTATATAGTTCTGGTTCAGGTTGTTTTTGATATTGTCTTTTAGTTTATCCCTTATTCCCATCACAGCATCTCCAGGAATGCTTCCAGCCTGGTCTTTATCTGACCCTCTGAAAAATTATTATATTCAAGTTCCAGGTTTAACACTGGTAAGCCTAAATTCTGCCGCGCTAGAGGATAAAAGTACAGGGTATTGTCACAGAATTTAAGGCTTACAAAGATCACTGCCTGTATGCAGTAGTCTTCTATGGCCTGTTTTAAGTTTTCTAGTTTCAGGCCCAGGTCGGCCATACGCATACAGGACGGTTTTTGCAGGTAGCTGACCGCCAGTGCGCGTACAGGATTCTGCTGGTAGCTGGTTACCTCATGATTAAAGTAGCGGCTTAAAGTACATACATCATCATAAACCATATGGCAGTCCAGCTCTGAAAGAATCTTCCATAGCTTATCTTCATTTATAAAGTTACCCACTACCATTACCCGGGGTCCGCCGGGGAGGTCTTTTTTTTCCGGGAGTCTTTTTAGCAACTTATCAATTTCAGAATTAAACAACTCCGGGCTGCTGGTAGCAGAGACCCTTACCAAACGGTAATAGTCAATTAAGCTAATCCGGTTATCTGTATAAGACTGCTTTAGCCCTTTTAAATAATTCTTTTTTTTATTTACCTGGTCTATGGCCAGTATCAGCTCCTGGCTGCTTATGGATGAGTCGGTTAATTTTTGGAGCATATCTTTAAATTGGTTAAGATTGTATTCAAAAAAGTTTACGGAATCGCTATTAACGGTCCGGGGAACATTCAAAAGAAAGCGGGGCAGATGGGGCAGATAAGAGCCAATAGTATCATACAATCTTCTGGCTCCATCGCAGGAGTCGACTATTACCGCGCCCTTAAAGTTTTTTTCATGGGCCAGCAGCTGGGACAGATTTGCCTTTAGATAAGGGCAGAAGTTGATAGGGAAGTAACCGTCTGCTTTATTAAGGTTAGCCCATCCATAAAGGCGGAAAGGCCTTAACTTGGCAGCCACAATCAATTCTTCCGGGGTATAGGTACACATCCAGGCAAATAAATTGTGATCCTGTTCCCGGGGCCATCCGGACAGCGGGGTCTGGTGCTCAGTTTTCATTTTTCAGTATTATTTCCTCATTTTTGCTAAAATCATCATAAAGACCTATATGACCCCAGAAATCTTCTATGCTACGGCCATCAATAGTACCCGAGCTTTTATTTTCAACAGTTATCCTTACCTTTTCTATTCCTTCAAACTGGGTAAGAGTATTTACAATAGAGTATATGGCTAGTTTTTCAGTAGTTGAACTATGGGGAATGGAAGTGTCGGTAAGGATATGGGCAGAAAAATCCGCTATAGCCAATCCATTATCTACCTTCACATGGTTAACTTTGGTGCTGGCAGGGATAGTTGGTAAAAGGTTGGATTGGCCCGGTCCCGCAATAAGTTGCTCCAGGCTGGCCTGGTAAATATTCGGTGAGGACTTTACCTGCCTGGTCTGGGCTTGGAGATAAAAGCTGCCTTCTGATTCCACTGTAAAATAGAGGTCTACCGACTGGCCGCTGCAGGCGGTTAAAGCCAGGCATATAAGTATTGCCGTAAATAGAATAATCGTTGCTCTTTTCAACATAATCACCACCCCCTATCCTGATTTTGTATAAATATTAATGTAAAAGAGGGCATTTGTATAGGATGAAATAAATATTTGTTACAAAATCTGAGCCCTAAATGTTATTATATAATAGCCTTAAAATTAAACAAGCAGGCGGTATTTATGGCAAAGAAAGCACTAATTATAATTGATATGTTAAATGATTTTGTCCTGAAAGGCGCCCCCCTTAAAGTTCCAAAAATTGAGACTATAACCGGGCCCATACAGAGAGAAATCGAAAAAGCAAAGTTAAAGAATTTTCCAGTTATATACCTCTGTGACAGCCACCGGCCTGATGATCCGGAGTTTAAAAGGTTTGCTCCGCATGCGGTTAAAAATACAGAAGGAGCCAAAGTTATAGGCCAGCTGAAACCCCAGGGAAGCGATATAATCGTAAAAAAAACAACTTTTTCCGGTTTCTATAAAACCGAGTTGGAACGTGTACTGAACATGATGGGGGTAAACCATTTAAGAGTTACCGGCTGTGTTACCAATATATGTGTTTATCTAGTGGTATTTGAGGCTATATCCAGGGGTTATGAGGTGGATGTGGTATCTGACGCGGTAATAGGCCTCAACCAACGGGACCACCGGTTTGCCTTAAGGCAGATGAAGGATGTATTAAAAGCAAATGTTATTTAAAGGAAAAAATATGTTTTATATAGCTGATGAGAAAGATATAAGAGAGGGCAAAGTCACCGATATCTATTTTCGAAGGTCCGAGCAGATACTCAAGAAACTGGGTAAAGATGTGACTGTAAAAACTGAGATTTTTTTAAAGAATTTCCCCAACCGGTATGGTTGGGGGATTCTGGCGGGTATCGAAGAAACCTTGAAACTTCTAGCCAATGGAAAGAAAGTTTCCGTCAGGTGTATGCCGGAAGGGACCATCTTCAGGGAATATGAACCGGTTATGGTGATAGAAGGAAAATACCTTGACTTTGGTGTTTTTGAAACAGCCATACTTGGGTTTTTATGCCAGAGCAGCGGAATTGCCACTAAAGCTGCCCGCTGCAAGCTGGCAGCAGGCCAGAAACCTGTTTACAGCTTCGGGGCCAGGAGGGTTCACCCCGCTATTACCCCCATGGTAGAAAGATGTGCATATATAGGAGGCGCAGAAGGAGTTTCCACAGTCATTGGGGCAGAGGCCATAGAGGGACAACCGGTGGGAACCATGCCCCATGCACTGATACTCATAATAGGGGATACCGTAGAAGCTACCCGGGCTTTTGACCAGGTTATATCCAAAGATGTAAACCGGATATCCCTCATAGATACCTTCAATGACGAAAAATTTGAAGCTATCAATGTGTGCCGGGAGCTGGGAGATAATATTTACGGCCTGAGGCTGGATACCCCTGGTTCCAGAAAGGGTGATTTTGTAAAGATTTTACAGGAAGTTAGGTGGGAGCTTAACATAAGGGGGTTCAAGAAAGTTAAACTGGTGGTTAGCGGCGGCCTGGATGAGGAGGAAATAATGGAACTGGGCCAGGCAGCTGATTCATTTGGAGTAGGCACCTCCATATCGGGAGCCAGGGTACTGGATTTTGCCCTGGATATAGTAGAGATAGAAGGCAGAAAAGTTGCTAAAAGAGGCAAGATGTCGGGGGCAAAAAAAGTTATAAGGTGCAGCAATTGCTTCAATGACCAGGTGGTGCTTGAAGAGGAAAAGGCAGAAAATTTTACCTGCCAGGAATGCGGTTCCCGGTTTAATGAGCTGTTTATGGAAGCTGTAAAAGATGGTAAACTATTGGAAGATTTGCCTTCTGCAGTAACCATAAGGGAGAAGGTATTAAATCAATTAAAACATGTACAACTTTAAGGCAGTGACTGATATTGGGAGTAAAACTTTTTTTAATAAGGCATGGCCAGACCTTGTGGAACCTGGAAGGCAGGTATCAGGGAGACAGGGACATAGAGTTAACTGAGCTGGGGATAAGACAGGCAGAACTGGCTGCCGGGTACCTGCAAAATGTAGACTATTCAAATATTTATTGCAGCCCTCTAAAAAGGACTGTAGCTACTGCTGAAATAATTAATGCTAAGAAGAAAAGGGAGATTATTGTAAGGCAGGATCTGAAGGAAATAAATTTCGGAAAATGGGAAGGGTTAACCTTCCAACAAATAAATCAAGATTATTTTGAAGATTATCAGGCCTGGCTGGATGACCCATTCAGCAATGCTCCTACCGGGGGAGAGGACT
Coding sequences within it:
- a CDS encoding cysteine hydrolase — protein: MAKKALIIIDMLNDFVLKGAPLKVPKIETITGPIQREIEKAKLKNFPVIYLCDSHRPDDPEFKRFAPHAVKNTEGAKVIGQLKPQGSDIIVKKTTFSGFYKTELERVLNMMGVNHLRVTGCVTNICVYLVVFEAISRGYEVDVVSDAVIGLNQRDHRFALRQMKDVLKANVI
- a CDS encoding 2-hydroxyacyl-CoA dehydratase family protein, translating into MKTEHQTPLSGWPREQDHNLFAWMCTYTPEELIVAAKLRPFRLYGWANLNKADGYFPINFCPYLKANLSQLLAHEKNFKGAVIVDSCDGARRLYDTIGSYLPHLPRFLLNVPRTVNSDSVNFFEYNLNQFKDMLQKLTDSSISSQELILAIDQVNKKKNYLKGLKQSYTDNRISLIDYYRLVRVSATSSPELFNSEIDKLLKRLPEKKDLPGGPRVMVVGNFINEDKLWKILSELDCHMVYDDVCTLSRYFNHEVTSYQQNPVRALAVSYLQKPSCMRMADLGLKLENLKQAIEDYCIQAVIFVSLKFCDNTLYFYPLARQNLGLPVLNLELEYNNFSEGQIKTRLEAFLEML
- a CDS encoding GerMN domain-containing protein, coding for MLKRATIILFTAILICLALTACSGQSVDLYFTVESEGSFYLQAQTRQVKSSPNIYQASLEQLIAGPGQSNLLPTIPASTKVNHVKVDNGLAIADFSAHILTDTSIPHSSTTEKLAIYSIVNTLTQFEGIEKVRITVENKSSGTIDGRSIEDFWGHIGLYDDFSKNEEIILKNEN
- a CDS encoding histidine phosphatase family protein, which codes for MGVKLFLIRHGQTLWNLEGRYQGDRDIELTELGIRQAELAAGYLQNVDYSNIYCSPLKRTVATAEIINAKKKREIIVRQDLKEINFGKWEGLTFQQINQDYFEDYQAWLDDPFSNAPTGGEDFSHFVARTSEEINRILAENKDGSDVIICTHGGVIVALLVWWLRVPKDRWRSLIQRQGAINVVVVHKGFPYISQINYTGHLNGAYRHDEDKVIEVYSKLKDD
- a CDS encoding nicotinate phosphoribosyltransferase; its protein translation is MFYIADEKDIREGKVTDIYFRRSEQILKKLGKDVTVKTEIFLKNFPNRYGWGILAGIEETLKLLANGKKVSVRCMPEGTIFREYEPVMVIEGKYLDFGVFETAILGFLCQSSGIATKAARCKLAAGQKPVYSFGARRVHPAITPMVERCAYIGGAEGVSTVIGAEAIEGQPVGTMPHALILIIGDTVEATRAFDQVISKDVNRISLIDTFNDEKFEAINVCRELGDNIYGLRLDTPGSRKGDFVKILQEVRWELNIRGFKKVKLVVSGGLDEEEIMELGQAADSFGVGTSISGARVLDFALDIVEIEGRKVAKRGKMSGAKKVIRCSNCFNDQVVLEEEKAENFTCQECGSRFNELFMEAVKDGKLLEDLPSAVTIREKVLNQLKHVQL